AAGGTGTTCACGGCCGACTTCGCCGAGATCGCCTCCACGTCCATCTGGGTGCCGTGGCCGCAAGATCTGCCGTGCTCGGATGAGTTCGAGCCCGTCGGCGCGGTGCTCAACTGCGGGGGCGGGACGATCTCGAACATCACCGTGGGCGGTGCGTCGCTCGGGTTGCGGGCGCTCGCGGGCGCCGCGCAGCTCTCCAACCTCGCGTTCACCACGATGCCGGCCGCGATGCTCATGGTCATCTGCTTCCAGACTCTCCGGGGCCGCACGTTCTCTCACACCGTGTCGCGTGCTCTCACGATCGGTGCGGTCGGCGTGCTCGTGTTCGGGGTCGCGTCCGACCTGCTGGGCGCGATCGCCGCGACGGCCGCGCTCCGCGAGGTCTTCCCGCCGGACAGCCAGTGGTATCCGATGACCTTCTCCCTCAACGTCACACCGCTCCCGTTCGCCGCGGCCCTCGGCCTCATCGCCCTCGCCGCCGTGTTCCGTCAGGGCCTCCGCCTGCAACAGGAGAAGGAAGCGCTGCTCAAGGACACGGAGGGGCTGGTGTGACTCCCGCCGACAACGACGACGAGCTCACCGGCATCCACTGCCGACTCGATGAGCTGCTCGTCGACCGCGGGATGACCCTGACCGAGCTCAGCGCGCGGGTCGGGGTCAGCATCGTCAACCTGTCGGTGCTGAAGAACGACCGAGCCCGCGCCATCCGCTACTCCACGCTCCGCGCGATCTGCGAGGCGCTGGAGTGCGAGGTCGGCGACCTCCTCGTGCTCGCTCCCCGCTGACTCGGGCGGAATCTCAGGTGGCGGGCGGGGGCGTCGGCGCGGCGGATGCCGGGGCCAGCGGCTCCACGACCACCGCGGTGCCGTAGGCGCAGATCTCCGTGAAGTTCGCGATGGATCCGGCGTCGAAGCGCATCGCGACGATCGCGTTCCCGCCGCGCTGCTGCGCCTGATCCCACATGCGCCCCATCACGACCTGCCGCGCCTCGTACATGACCTGCGTGTACTCCGGGATCTCGCCGCCGCCGAGCGAGCGGAAACCCGCGGTGAACCCCTGGCCGAAGTCGGTGGAGCGCACGGTGAGCCCCATCACCTCACCCAGGACCTGAGTGATGCGGTAGCCGGGCACGTCGTTGGTCGTCACGATGAACATGAGGACATGGTGGCAGAGCGATGCCCGATGCGGCAGCCCCGCGTGCGCGCCGCGCGGCATCCGCCCACGCCCCCGCTGAGCGTCCACGCCCCCGCCGAGCGGCGTCAGCAGGCGGGGGCCTCGGCGCTCAGGAGGGGTCTCGGCGCGGCAGATCGGGTCGGGATGCCGGCGACGGGCGAGCCGGACGAGCCCGGCGTCAGGCGCGACCGGACTGACGGGTCGCGCCTCGGGTGTCGAGCGCGAGCTCCTCGGCATCCATCGCGGCGATGAGCTCGCGCATGAGCTCCTCGTCGAGGTCACCGGCGTCGCGCTCCTGCAGCAGGATCTCGCGGCGCACCTGCAGCCAGCCGCGGGACAGCGCGACGAGGTCGTCGTACGACGGCCGGGTCACGGCGTCCTCCACCGCCTGCGCGGCATCCGTGTCCTTCTCGACCCTCGTCATGCGTTTCGTGAAGGCATCGAACACGCTCAGGTCGACCTCACCGTACTTCGCCTCCCACTCCACGCGTTTCTCGGCCAGGTACGCCTTGCCCGCCTCGCGGCTCTTCTCCTTGACCGCGGCGAGCGCCCGCTCGTCGTCGTCATGATCGACGTCGCCCTCGATGCCCAGGCGGCGGATGAGCAGCGGCAGCGTGAGGCCCTGGAGCAGCAGCGTGCCGACCGTCACGATGAAGGCGACGACGACGATCGCGTGCGACGCCTCGGTGTTGAGGGTCGCGAGGTCGGCCGCGGCGAGCGCGACCGCGAGCGTGACCACGCCGCGCATGCCCGCCCACGAGATCACGGCGCTGTCCTTCCAGCTGAGCTTCAGCCCGGCCATCTGCTCGCGCACGATCTGGGTGCGCAGCTCATCGGCCGTGCGCTCCCCCCAGCGACGCGATCGACGATGCCGCTTCTCGAACTCGCCCGACTCGACACCGCGATCCCAACGTTCGAGCCGCTTGCGGTCCTGGAAGTTCGCCCACGCGCTCGTGGGGTAGATGTACAGCGGTCGCACGATGAGCACGACCAGCAGCACGGCGCCGGCGAGCAACAGGATCTGCTCGACGGATTCGCTGCCGAGGTCGCGCAGCACACGCGGGAACTGCAAGCCGATGTAGGCGAACACGAAGCTCTCCAACAGCAGGTCGGCCGAGAGCCACAGGGGCTTCTCCTGCTGGCGGGTCGTGTAGTCGGTGCGCGGGGAGTTGAACCCGACGTACAGGCCCATCGCGACGACCGCGAGCACGCCCGAGCCGAGCAGGTGCTCCGCGATCGCATAGGCGCCGAACGGGGCGAGCAGTCCGAAGGTGCCGTTCACGACCGGATCGCTGATGCGCATGCGCAGCTGATGCAGCACGATGCCGAAGAGCAGACCGATCACGACGCCGATCACGACCGCCAGCAGGAACTGCCACACGCCGTCCCAGACCGTGAGCGTGGCACCCGCGATCGTCAGCGATGCGAACACCCGATACAGCGTGAGCGAGGTGGCGTCGTTGATCAGGCTCTCCCCCGAGAGCACCGTCATGATGCGGCGAGGAAGCCCCAACCGGCGTCCGATCGCGGCGGCGGAGACGGCGTCGGGCGGGGCGACGATCGCGCCGAGCAGCAGCGCGCCCGGCAGCGTCAGCGACGGCATGATCCACCACGCGAGGAAGCCGACCGCGAGTGTCGTGATCAGCACCAGCCAGATGCCCAGGCGGCGGATCTGCGGCAGGCTGCGCTTGAAGCCCACGAACGACACGTCCAGCGCCGCCGAGTAGAGCAGCGGAGGCAGGACGAGACTCAACAGCACATGGCCGTCGATGTCGAGATCGGGGATCACGGGCAGGAAGGATGCCGCGAGCGCGACAACCGTGACCAGCAGGGGCGCGGGCCAACCTCGCCAGCGCGCGAACGCGGCGACGGCTACTGCTCCGACGAGGACGTAGAAGATCCCGGCTTCCATGAGTCCCACGGTAGCGGGGGAATGCCGACAGGCGGACGGGCGTTGCACGCAGGGATGTCCGATACAGCACTCTCCGTCCTCGATCTCGTCCCGGTGCGCACCGGCCAGACCAGTGCCGAGGCGGTTGCCGCCTCCCTGTCACTCGCCGCCGCCGCTGACCGTCTCGGCTACCGTCGCTACTGGTTCGCGGAGCACCACAACATGCCCGCGGTGGCATCCACGACGCCGCCGGTGCTGATCGCGGCCGCCGCATCGCGCACCGAGCGCATCCGTCTGGGCTCCGGCGGCGTCATGCTGCCCAACCACGCGCCCCTCATCGTGGCGGAGCAGTTCGCCGCCCTCGAGGCCATCGCTCCGGGGCGCATCGATCTGGGCCTCGGCCGCGCGCCCGGAAGCGACCCGGTCATCACGCAGCTGCTGCGCGGATCGGGCACGACGAGCGATGTGGAGCAGTTCCCGCGCAACGTGCAGGACATCGCGGCACTCGTCTCGGGCGAGGGCGCGACCGTGCGCTTCACCTCCGGCGGCGAGTACACGGTGCGCGCGACCCCCGCGGCGACCGGCGCTCCCGAGGTGTGGCTGCTGGGCTCGAGCGACTACTCGGCTCAGCTCGCGGCATCCCACGGCCTGCCCTACGTGTTCGCGAACCACTTCTCCGGGCAGGGGCTCGAACGGGCGCTCGACCTGTACCGCGCGGGGTACCAGCCCAGCGCGGAGCACCCCACACCGCGCACCTTCCTCACCGTGAATGCGGTGGCGGCGCCGACCGTCGAGGAGGCCGAGGCCCGCGCCCTGCCCCAGCTGCGGATGATGTCGCGCCTGCGTCTGAACAAGCCGCTGACCGCGCTCGAGACCGTCGAGGAGGCGATCGCCGCCGGGATCGCCGAGGCCGATGCCGCCACCGATCAGGTCGTGAAGGATGCTCGGTCGCGCTGGTTCGTCGGCACCGGCGACTCGGTCGCCGCCGAGGTGCGCGAGTTCGCCGCCCGGTGGGGTGTCGACGAGGTCATGCTCTCTCCGGTCGCCGGGGCGTACGACGCCGAGCCGATGGCGTCGGCCGAGGGCCGAGCCCAGACCCTGCAGCTGGTGTCCGCAGCGCTCTAGCCACTCCCCCGGTGCGCGCCGCCGTCGCGGCGCCGAGTGAGGCTGGTCATCCGCCGCGGACGGGCGTAGCCTCGGCAGCAGAGAGGGGTTCGACGATGAGCACCACCAAGACACTCGCACTCTGGGTCGCCTACGGAACGAACGGCGTTGTCGGCAGCATCCGGCACGACGACGAGGGATATCAGGTCACGATGGCGGGGGCGGATGCCGCAGCCGGCACGTTCCCGAACCTCGCCGCGGCGAAGGGCGCTCTGCACGCGCGGATGACGCCGGGCAGCGCGCGGCCGACGTTCCAGGAGCACTGAGCGCGCGAGAACCGAGCGTCAGTTACTCCGCGGGCTCGCCGCTGAGGATGCCGCGCAACCAGTCGCGGGCCTCGACGAAGATGTCGTCGGCGTAGCGCTCCGGATAATGCACGATCTGACGGTCGGCGCGCGGGTACGAGCCGAGGAACACCACGCGCGGGCTGAACCGGCGGATGCCGAGCAGGGCGTCGGCCATCCGCTCGTGCTCGATGTGCCCGTCGGCGTCGATCACGAACCGGTAGCGTCCGAGCTCGTCGCCGATGGGCCGTGATTCGATCAGCGACAGGTTGATGCCGCGGGTCGAGAACTGCTCGAGCATCTCGAGCAGCGAGCCCGGGTGATCGTGGGGCAGTTCGACGATCAGCGAGGTCTTGTCGGCACCGGTCGGCGCGGGCGGCGTGGTGGTGCGGGTGACCAGCACGAAGCGCGTGACCGCCTGCGCGTTGTCGCCGATGTCGGATGCCAGCACCTCGACGTCGTAGTGGTTGACGATGCCGGGGGCGGCGATCGCGGCCTGTGCCGGAAGCGTGCCGTCGAGCACGCCGATGGCCGAGGCGACGTTGCTCGCCGCCGGCACGTGCGAGTGCGAGGCCACGTGCGCACCCAGCCAGCCGTGGCACTGCGCGTAGGCGACGGGGTGGGCGGCGATCACGTGCACCTGGTCGAGGGTGGTGCCGCGCGGGGCGACGAGCACGAAGTTCACCGGCACCAGGTACTCGCCGATGATGCGCAGACCGGGCAGCGTCGCGAGAGCATCCTGCGTGGTGGAGACGCCGCCCTCGATCGAGTTCTCGATGGCGATCATCGCCGCGTCGCTGCGTCCCTCGAGCACGTCGGCGAGCGCCTCACCGACGTTGTGCACGGGCCGCCAGTTCTGGCCCCGGGCCTCCGCCACCTGATCGAGTGCCGCCTCCGTGAAGGTTCCGGCCGGGCCGAGATAGCTGTAGGTGCGGCGTTCAGTCACGCGTTTCACCTTAGCCCTCCTCCTCTAGGAGGAAACCGAAGTTTCACCTGCGGCGGAATCGGGGCAGACTGTGTGCATGACGAGCCGTGCCGGCCTCCCCGCGGAGGAAAGTGACCTCATCGATGTCGACGAGCTGATCGCCGCCTACTACGACCGCATCCCGAAGCCCGATGTCGCCGCCGAGCGCGTCGCGTTCGGCACGAGCGGTCACCGCGGCTCCTCGCTGTCGGGCAGCTTCAACGAGAACCACATCCTCGCGACGACCCAGGCGATCGTCGACTACCGGGCGGCTCAGGGCATCACCGGCCCGCTGTTCCTCGGCCGCGACACGCACGCGCTCTCGTTGCCGGCCGAACGCACGGCGATCGAGGTGCTGCTGGCGAACCGCGTCGATGTGCGCGTCGACTCCCGTGACGCGTGGGTGCCGACCCCGGCGCTCAGCCACGCGATCCTCACCTACAACCGCGACCTGCCCACCGACTCCCCGAGCCGTGCCGACGGCATCGTCGTGACGCCGTCGCACAACCCGCCGCGCGACGGCGGTTTCAAGTACAACCCGCCCCACGGCGGTCCCGCCGACACCGACGCGACCGGCTGGATCGCGGATCGCGCGAACGAGCTCATCGCGAACGGGCTCGAGGGCGTGAACCGCCGACGCTTCGGCGATGTCGACTGGGACTCGATCACGGGCTACGACTTCCGCGACGCCTACGTGCGCGATCTGCCCACGATCATCGACATCGACGCGATCCGTCGCGCGGGCGTGCGCATCGGCGCGGATCCCCTGGGCGGAGCAT
The sequence above is drawn from the Candidatus Microbacterium colombiense genome and encodes:
- a CDS encoding helix-turn-helix transcriptional regulator yields the protein MTPADNDDELTGIHCRLDELLVDRGMTLTELSARVGVSIVNLSVLKNDRARAIRYSTLRAICEALECEVGDLLVLAPR
- the pheA gene encoding prephenate dehydratase, which encodes MKRVTERRTYSYLGPAGTFTEAALDQVAEARGQNWRPVHNVGEALADVLEGRSDAAMIAIENSIEGGVSTTQDALATLPGLRIIGEYLVPVNFVLVAPRGTTLDQVHVIAAHPVAYAQCHGWLGAHVASHSHVPAASNVASAIGVLDGTLPAQAAIAAPGIVNHYDVEVLASDIGDNAQAVTRFVLVTRTTTPPAPTGADKTSLIVELPHDHPGSLLEMLEQFSTRGINLSLIESRPIGDELGRYRFVIDADGHIEHERMADALLGIRRFSPRVVFLGSYPRADRQIVHYPERYADDIFVEARDWLRGILSGEPAE
- a CDS encoding LLM class flavin-dependent oxidoreductase; protein product: MSDTALSVLDLVPVRTGQTSAEAVAASLSLAAAADRLGYRRYWFAEHHNMPAVASTTPPVLIAAAASRTERIRLGSGGVMLPNHAPLIVAEQFAALEAIAPGRIDLGLGRAPGSDPVITQLLRGSGTTSDVEQFPRNVQDIAALVSGEGATVRFTSGGEYTVRATPAATGAPEVWLLGSSDYSAQLAASHGLPYVFANHFSGQGLERALDLYRAGYQPSAEHPTPRTFLTVNAVAAPTVEEAEARALPQLRMMSRLRLNKPLTALETVEEAIAAGIAEADAATDQVVKDARSRWFVGTGDSVAAEVREFAARWGVDEVMLSPVAGAYDAEPMASAEGRAQTLQLVSAAL
- a CDS encoding methyltransferase encodes the protein MSTTKTLALWVAYGTNGVVGSIRHDDEGYQVTMAGADAAAGTFPNLAAAKGALHARMTPGSARPTFQEH
- a CDS encoding YbjQ family protein encodes the protein MFIVTTNDVPGYRITQVLGEVMGLTVRSTDFGQGFTAGFRSLGGGEIPEYTQVMYEARQVVMGRMWDQAQQRGGNAIVAMRFDAGSIANFTEICAYGTAVVVEPLAPASAAPTPPPAT
- a CDS encoding sodium:proton antiporter, producing MEAGIFYVLVGAVAVAAFARWRGWPAPLLVTVVALAASFLPVIPDLDIDGHVLLSLVLPPLLYSAALDVSFVGFKRSLPQIRRLGIWLVLITTLAVGFLAWWIMPSLTLPGALLLGAIVAPPDAVSAAAIGRRLGLPRRIMTVLSGESLINDATSLTLYRVFASLTIAGATLTVWDGVWQFLLAVVIGVVIGLLFGIVLHQLRMRISDPVVNGTFGLLAPFGAYAIAEHLLGSGVLAVVAMGLYVGFNSPRTDYTTRQQEKPLWLSADLLLESFVFAYIGLQFPRVLRDLGSESVEQILLLAGAVLLVVLIVRPLYIYPTSAWANFQDRKRLERWDRGVESGEFEKRHRRSRRWGERTADELRTQIVREQMAGLKLSWKDSAVISWAGMRGVVTLAVALAAADLATLNTEASHAIVVVAFIVTVGTLLLQGLTLPLLIRRLGIEGDVDHDDDERALAAVKEKSREAGKAYLAEKRVEWEAKYGEVDLSVFDAFTKRMTRVEKDTDAAQAVEDAVTRPSYDDLVALSRGWLQVRREILLQERDAGDLDEELMRELIAAMDAEELALDTRGATRQSGRA